One window of the Novipirellula artificiosorum genome contains the following:
- a CDS encoding glycosyl hydrolase 115 family protein: MAGDQVVWQLGLRGKGDTAIWNSDNSVNREQGGKLISQAIAEQWEMVKEIDQRKKPPATTTRFLEGSELMSEGSLEFPEGIMVVFSDHGETQLMQDDFYHSNRYPQYGYGAYYHLAFWSSGPHLLQGSKPAKIHDVLTEVAVNGDLSYVIFNVSNVREHVLGIQASMEMTRNLDEWKIETFWDRFAPSVLHDPYQELHDCLFDLGPGRACVGQTIGGESRGKHLRSQSFRIRVERKWLLSPRSRSGFFFCRVGAELHAVQS; the protein is encoded by the coding sequence ATCGCAGGCGATCAAGTCGTTTGGCAATTGGGCTTGCGTGGCAAGGGAGACACGGCGATTTGGAACAGTGACAATTCCGTCAATCGCGAACAAGGAGGCAAATTGATTTCTCAAGCGATCGCCGAGCAATGGGAAATGGTGAAAGAGATCGACCAACGGAAAAAACCACCGGCGACGACGACTCGGTTCCTCGAGGGCTCCGAACTGATGAGCGAAGGAAGCTTAGAATTCCCCGAGGGAATCATGGTGGTCTTTTCGGATCATGGTGAAACCCAGCTCATGCAGGACGATTTCTACCATTCCAATCGCTATCCGCAGTACGGATACGGTGCCTACTATCATCTTGCGTTCTGGTCGTCGGGGCCGCATTTGCTGCAGGGATCCAAGCCAGCGAAAATTCACGATGTGCTAACGGAAGTTGCAGTAAACGGTGACTTAAGTTATGTGATCTTCAACGTTAGCAACGTGCGTGAACATGTGCTGGGAATTCAAGCTTCGATGGAAATGACGCGAAACCTCGACGAATGGAAGATCGAGACGTTTTGGGACCGTTTTGCACCATCGGTTTTGCATGATCCCTATCAAGAGCTACATGATTGTTTATTTGATCTCGGCCCCGGCCGAGCGTGTGTTGGTCAAACAATTGGGGGGGAGTCTCGGGGGAAACACCTCCGTTCGCAATCGTTCCGAATTCGTGTGGAAAGAAAGTGG